Proteins from a single region of Catenulispora acidiphila DSM 44928:
- a CDS encoding cysteine dioxygenase — translation MSSALQTPDLDVAEAFLHDLVIPDRPLWTPTQLRDLTRALADVHGDRLRPLVRHTEPQRWWTRLALTRGVEVWLLSWLPGQGTKPHDHGGAAGSFAVLSGEVQEEHRYPGGPIGVRRLQVGDALGFGGDRAHIVRQTGIRPAATVHAYSPPLLPTREYESLEDLV, via the coding sequence ATGTCCTCGGCCTTGCAGACGCCTGATCTCGACGTCGCCGAAGCCTTTCTGCACGATCTCGTCATCCCCGACCGTCCTTTGTGGACCCCGACGCAGCTCAGGGATCTGACCCGGGCGCTGGCCGACGTCCATGGCGACCGGCTGCGTCCGCTGGTGCGGCACACCGAGCCGCAGCGGTGGTGGACGCGGCTCGCCCTGACGCGCGGCGTCGAGGTGTGGCTGCTGAGCTGGCTGCCGGGGCAGGGGACGAAGCCGCACGACCACGGCGGCGCCGCCGGGTCCTTCGCCGTGCTGAGCGGCGAGGTGCAGGAGGAGCACCGGTATCCCGGGGGTCCGATCGGGGTGCGCCGGCTTCAGGTCGGCGACGCTTTGGGATTCGGCGGGGATCGCGCGCATATCGTGCGGCAAACGGGTATCCGGCCCGCCGCGACCGTGCACGCCTATTCGCCCCCGCTGCTTCCCACCCGGGAGT